Proteins encoded in a region of the Ziziphus jujuba cultivar Dongzao chromosome 3, ASM3175591v1 genome:
- the LOC107407375 gene encoding heat stress transcription factor A-5, with amino-acid sequence MDGAQAAGSGSSGGPAPFLLKTYDMVDDSSTDEIVSWSSVKTSFVVWNPPEFARLLLPTFFKHNNFSSFIRQLNTYGFRKIDPERWEFANEDFIKDQKHLLKNIHRRKPIHSHSHPPGTLVDPERAALDDEIEKLSREKAALESNVSSFQQQRSAAKLQLGDMLQRVSEMERRQESLLNFLEKAVQNPIFVERLARKIEAMDFTAYNKKRRLPEVDHPQPVLENNFVDNHISSRAEFGNIFHQDFSSKLRLELSPAVSDINLVSHSTQSSNEDGESPHRKVSEGEFRGAQRTEGLFFPAEALELSDTGTSFAFKMDSSLSRKSSTNGRPGLQLSQPNLPANEEGEGRISCHLNLTLASTPLQFNNSPYSARMPQQGHETSEPQELNKNMHEEEKLLSSSQEAAKTNQEPVAAPVKVNDVFWEQFLTERPGCSENEEASSNYRANSYDEQDDRKLGHGISRNVKNVEQLSL; translated from the exons ATGGATGGGGCTCAGGCTGCAGGCTCCGGCAGCAGCGGCGGTCCGGCGCCGTTCCTTTTGAAGACCTACGACATGGTCGACGACTCGTCAACGGACGAGATCGTATCCTGGAGCTCCGTCAAGACCAGCTTCGTCGTTTGGAATCCACCTGAGTTCGCTCGCCTTCTTCTTCCAACATTTTTCAAGCACAACAACTTCTCTAGCTTCATTCGCCAGCTCAATACCTAC GGATTTCGAAAGATTGATCCTGAGAGATGGGAATTTGCTAATGAAGATTTTATAAAAGATCAAAAGCACCTTCTTAAGAATATCCATCGGAGAAAACCTATTCATAGCCACAGTCATCCACCAGGTACTCTTGTTGATCCTGAAAGAGCAGCTCTTGATGATGAAATAGAGAAGCTTTCACGTGAAAAAGCTGCTCTTGAGTCTAATGTTTCAAGTTTTCAACAGCAGCGTTCTGCTGCAAAACTTCAGCTGGGAGACATGCTGCAGCGGGTCAGTGAAATGGAGAGAAGGCAGGAATCTTTGCTAAATTTCTTAGAAAAGGCAGTTCAGAACCCCATATTTGTTGAACGTCTTGCTCGAAAAATTGAAGCCATGGATTTTACAGCATATAATAAGAAAAGGCGATTACCTGAAGTTGATCATCCGCAGCCAGTTTTAGAGAATAATTTTGTGGACAACCATATTAGTTCCAGAGCTGAGTTTGGAAATATTTTCCACCAAGACTTTTCTAGTAAGCTGAGATTAGAATTGTCACCAGCTGTTTCGGACATTAACTTGGTTTCACATAGCACCCAGAGTTCCAATGAAGATGGGGAAAGTCCACATAGGAAAGTATCTGAAGGCGAATTTAGAGGTGCACAAAGAACAGAGGGACTATTCTTTCCAGCTGAAGCGTTAGAGCTTTCAGATACAGGAACGTCTTTTGCATTTAAAATGGATTCATCTTTGTCGCGAAAATCATCAACCAATGGAAGGCCTGGACTGCAGTTGTCGCAGCCAAATTTGCCTGCTAATGAAGAAGGAGAGGGTCGCATTTCCTGCCACTTAAATCTAACTCTGGCTTCTACTCCATTGCAATTCAACAACAGTCCTTACTCAGCTAGAATGCCCCAACAAGGACATGAAACAAGCGAACCCCAGGAGTTGAACAAAAATATGCATGAAGAGGAAAAATTGTTGTCTTCCTCCCAAGAGGCTGCAAAAACCAATCAAGAGCCTGTAGCTGCTCCTGTAAAAGTAAATGATGTGTTCTGGGAACAGTTTCTAACTGAAAGACCAGGCTGTTCGGAGAATGAAGAAGCAAGTTCTAATTATAGAGCAAACTCATACGATGAGCAAGATGACCGAAAGTTAGGCCATGGAATATCCAGAAATGTGAAGAATGTGGAACAGCTTTCACTTTGA
- the LOC107407374 gene encoding protein RALF-like 24, producing MWKIRANPKNILCLALFFSLTHFSICSGVSVLDLKSLKNSEVDMMVGGGVCNQKVEKCLTEVEEMMDSETNRRILAMQKRFISYETLRRDMIPCATPGAPYYNCHPGAANPYNRGCEVITRCARGINKNN from the coding sequence atgtggaAAATCAGAGCCAATCCCAAGAACATCCTTTGCTTAGCACTGTTTTTCAGTCTTACCCATTTCTCAATCTGCAGTGGAGTTTCAGTTCTGGACCTCAAATCACTGAAAAACAGTGAAGTTGATATGATGGTAGGAGGAGGTGTCTGCAACCAGAAGGTAGAGAAATGCTTAACAGAGGTTGAAGAAATGATGGATTCAGAGACAAATAGAAGAATTCTTGCAATGCAGAAGAGGTTTATAAGCTATGAAACACTAAGGAGGGATATGATTCCCTGTGCAACACCTGGAGCTCCATACTACAATTGTCATCCTGGAGCAGCAAATCCTTACAATAGAGGCTGCGAGGTCATTACTAGATGTGCAAGAGGTATCAACAAAAACAATTAG
- the LOC107422360 gene encoding adenosylhomocysteinase has product MALLVEKTTAGREYKVKDLSQADFGRLEIELAEVEMPGLISCRTEFGPSQPFKGAKITGSLHMTIQTAVLIETLTALGAEVRWCSCNIFSTQDHAAAAIARDSASVFAWKGETLQEYWWCTERALDWGPGGGPDLIVDDGGDATLLIHEGVKAEEIYEKNGTLPDPASTDNAEFQIVLTIIRDGLKTDPKRYHKMKDRLVGVSEETTTGVKRLYQMQLNGTLLFPAINVNDSVTKSKFDNLYGCRHSLPDGLMRATDVMIAGKVAVVAGYGDVGKGCAAALKQAGARVIVTEIDPICALQALMEGLQVLTLEDVVSEADIFVTTTGNKDIIMVDHMRKMKNNAIVCNIGHFDNEIDMLGLETYPGVKRITIKPQTDRWVFPDTNSGIIVLAEGRLMNLGCATGHPSFVMSCSFTNQVIAQLELWKEKETGKYEKKVYVLPKHLDEKVAALHLGKLGARLTKLTKDQADYISVPVEGPYKPAHYRY; this is encoded by the exons ATGGCTTTGCTCGTCGAGAAGACCACCGCCGGGAGAGAATACAAGGTCAAAGACCTCTCTCAGGCTGATTTCGGCCGTCTCGAAATCGAGCTCGCCGAGGTCGAAATGCCCGGTCTCATATCTTGCCGCACCGAATTCGGACCCTCACAGCCCTTCAAAGGAGCCAAAATCACTGGCTCCCTCCACATGACCATCCAAACCGCCGTGCTCATCGAGACCCTCACGGCCCTCGGTGCTGAAGTCCGCTGGTGCTCCTGCAACATCTTCTCCACCCAAGACCACGCCGCTGCTGCCATAGCCCGTGACAGCGCCTCCGTCTTTGCTTGGAAAGGTGAGACCCTCCAGGAGTACTGGTGGTGTACTGAGAGAGCCCTCGATTGGGGCCCAGGTGGTGGTCCAGATCTGATCGTCGATGATGGTGGTGATGCCACTTTGTTGATCCATGAAGGTGTTAAGGCAGAGGAGATTTATGAGAAGAATGGTACTTTGCCTGACCCCGCTTCTACTGATAATGCTGAGTTCCAGATCGTTCTCACCATTATCAGAGATGGGTTGAAGACCGATCCCAAGAGGTACCACAAGATGAAGGATAGATTGGTTGGTGTTTCTGAGGAGACCACTACTGGTGTTAAGAGGCTTTACCAGATGCAGCTCAATGGGACTTTGTTATTCCCCGCCATTAATGTTAATGACTCTGTTACCAAGAGCAAG TTTGACAACTTGTACGGATGCCGCCATTCACTCCCAGATGGTTTGATGAGAGCCACCGACGTTATGATTGCTGGCAAGGTTGCAGTTGTTGCAGGATACGGAGATGTGGGCAAGGGTTGTGCTGCAGCCTTGAAGCAAGCCGGAGCTCGTGTAATTGTGACTGAGATTGATCCAATCTGCGCCCTCCAAGCTCTCATGGAAGGCCTCCAAGTTCTAACCCTCGAAGATGTCGTCTCCGAGGCCGATATCTTTGTTACCACAACCGGTAACAAGGACATCATCATGGTAGACCACATgaggaagatgaagaacaaTGCCATTGTATGCAACATTGGTCACTTTGACAATGAGATTGACATGCTTGGTCTTGAGACCTACCCTGGTGTAAAGCGCATCACCATCAAGCCCCAAACCGATAGGTGGGTCTTCCCCGATACCAATTCCGGTATCATTGTCTTGGCCGAGGGAAGGCTGATGAACTTGGGTTGTGCGACCGGTCACCCGAGTTTCGTCATGTCCTGCTCATTTACCAACCAGGTGATTGCCCAGCTCGAGCTCTGGAAGGAGAAGGAAACCGGCAAGTATGAGAAGAAGGTGTATGTTTTGCCAAAGCACCTTGATGAGAAGGTTGCTGCCCTTCATCTTGGAAAGCTTGGAGCCCGTCTTACCAAGCTCACCAAGGACCAGGCTGACTACATTAGTGTGCCTGTTGAAGGTCCATACAAGCCTGCTCACTACAGGTACTGA
- the LOC107422362 gene encoding serine hydroxymethyltransferase 4 gives MDPVNDWGNTPLDVVDPEIHDLIEKEKRRQCRGIELIASENFTSFAVIEALGSALTNKYSEGMPGNRYYGGNEFIDEIENLCRARALQAFHLDPTKWGVNVQPYSGSPANFAAYTAVLQPHDRIMGLDLPSGGHLTHGYYTSGGKKISATSIYFESLPYKVNSTTGYIDYDKLEEKALDFRPKLIICGGSAYPRDWDYAKFRAVADKCGALLLCDMAHISGLVAAQEAADPFEYCDIVTTTTHKSLRGPRSGMIFYRKGPKPAKKGQPEGAVYDFEDKINFAVFPSLQGGPHNHQIGALAVALKQSLSPGFKAYAKQVKANAVALGNFLISKGYKLVTGGTENHLVLWDLRPLGLTGNKVEKLCDLCNITVNKNAVFGDSSALAPGGVRIGTPAMTSRGLLEKDFEQIGEFLHRAVTITLSIQKEHGKLLKDFNKGLVNNKDIEALKADVEKFSSSFDMPGFQMSAMKYKD, from the exons ATGGATCCCGTTAACGACTGGGGAAACACACCTCTCGATGTCGTAGACCCAGAAATCCACGACCtcatagagaaagagaaacgCCGGCAATGCAGAGGTATCGAGCTCATTGCCTCGGAAAACTTCACCTCCTTCGCAGTCATAGAGGCTCTCGGAAGCGCCCTGACGAACAAATACTCAGAGGGTATGCCCGGAAACCGTTATTACGGTGGCAACGAGTTCATCGACGAGATCGAGAACCTCTGCAGAGCCAGAGCACTCCAAGCTTTCCACTTGGACCCAACCAAATGGGGTGTCAATGTCCAGCCTTACTCTGGATCTCCGGCCAACTTCGCCGCCTACACAGCGGTTCTTCAACCCCATGATCGGATCATGGGTTTGGATCTCCCTTCTGGTGGGCATTTGACTCATGGGTATTACACCTCCGGTGGGAAGAAGATCTCCGCGACTTCGATCTACTTCGAGAGTTTGCCTTACAAGGTGAATTCCACAACTGGGTATATCGATTACGACAAGTTGGAAGAGAAGGCTTTGGATTTCAGGCCCAAGTTGATCATTTGCGGTGGGAGTGCGTACCCTAGGGATTGGGATTATGCTAAATTCAGAGCTGTTGCTGATAAGTGCGGTGCTCTTTTGCTCTGTGATATGGCTCACATTAGTGGCCTTGTTGCTGCTCAG GAAGCTGCGGACCCCTTTGAATACTGTGACATTGTTACAACCACTACCCATAAGAGTCTGAGGGGTCCTAGGTCTGGTATGATCTTCTACAGGAAGGGTCCTAAACCAGCCAAGAAGGGTCAGCCTGAGGGTGCAGTTTATGACTTTGAAGACAAGATCAACTTTGCTGTTTTCCCCTCCCTCCAGGGTGGTCCTCACAATCATCAGATCGGTGCCCTTGCTGTTGCCCTGAAGCAGTCCCTGTCACCTGGGTTCAAAGCATATGCTAAACAAGTCAAGGCCAATGCAGTTGCCCTCGGAAACTTCTTGATTAGCAAGGGATACAAGCTTGTCACTGGAGGAACTGAGAACCATCTTGTTCTTTGGGATCTCAGGCCTCTTGGTTTGACTG GCAACAAGGTCGAGAAGCTTTGTGACCTATGCAACATTACTGTCAACAAGAATGCGGTGTTCGGTGACAGCAGTGCCTTAGCTCCTGGAGGAGTTCGTATTG GTACCCCAGCCATGACATCAAGAGGTTTGCTCGAGAAGGACTTTGAGCAGATTGGAGAGTTCCTCCACCGAGCCGTAACCATCACCTTGAGCATCCAGAAAGAACATGGGAAGCTATTGAAGGACTTCAACAAGGGACTTGTGAACAACAAGGACATCGAAGCACTCAAGGCTGACGTCGAGAAGTTTTCTTCCTCATTCGACATGCCCGGCTTCCAGATGTCTGCAATGAAGTACAAGGATTAG